Proteins from one Natrinema salifodinae genomic window:
- a CDS encoding ABC transporter ATP-binding protein, with translation MVNVEYDAVEKRYGDTIAVKDIDLTVEDGEFAILLGPSGCGKTTTLRCLAGLTEPTGGTITLGDYDITDVHPKNRNVAMVFQNFALYPHMSVRENIAYPLKVEGASPDEREERVEEVAEMLEIPELLDRDIDNLSGGQQQRVALGRAIIRRPSVFLMDEPLANLDAKLKLSMRSRIKVLQRELGITTLYVTHDQEEAMSLGDKLIVMDRGEIQQIGTPDEVYHEPENRFVAGFIGSPSMNFVDVAIDDAGTVRATKPVDGFEYRLEPTVADRYQNDDEFVLGIRPQYFTAHTDPRDNAIRGQVKVTEPQGDDQIIDVLVGDEDDDRIELTVKAPSTLAADRGDDIWLTMDDTLVHGFDSRTGTRIDDGEVARTKASETHAESPSTSD, from the coding sequence TGCGGGAAGACGACCACGCTCCGGTGTCTCGCCGGGCTTACCGAGCCGACCGGCGGGACCATCACGCTCGGCGACTACGATATCACGGATGTCCACCCGAAAAATCGGAACGTCGCGATGGTGTTCCAGAACTTCGCGCTCTACCCGCACATGTCCGTGCGGGAGAACATCGCTTATCCGCTCAAGGTGGAGGGTGCCAGTCCCGACGAGCGGGAGGAACGCGTCGAGGAGGTCGCCGAGATGCTCGAGATCCCGGAGCTCCTCGATCGGGATATCGACAACCTCAGCGGGGGCCAGCAACAGCGCGTCGCGCTCGGCCGGGCTATCATTCGACGCCCGTCCGTGTTCCTGATGGACGAGCCGCTGGCGAACCTCGACGCGAAGTTGAAGCTGAGCATGCGGAGCCGGATCAAGGTGTTGCAACGCGAACTCGGCATTACGACCCTCTACGTGACGCACGATCAGGAGGAGGCGATGTCGCTCGGCGACAAACTCATCGTGATGGACCGGGGCGAGATCCAGCAGATCGGAACGCCCGACGAGGTGTACCACGAACCGGAAAATCGCTTCGTCGCCGGATTCATCGGCTCCCCGTCGATGAACTTCGTCGACGTCGCGATCGACGATGCGGGAACGGTTCGGGCGACGAAACCCGTCGACGGGTTCGAATACCGACTGGAGCCAACCGTCGCCGATCGGTATCAGAACGACGACGAGTTCGTCCTCGGTATTCGTCCGCAGTACTTTACCGCACACACCGATCCGCGGGACAATGCGATCCGCGGCCAGGTCAAGGTGACCGAGCCCCAGGGCGACGATCAGATTATCGACGTTCTCGTCGGCGACGAAGACGACGACCGGATCGAACTCACCGTGAAAGCGCCCAGTACGCTCGCGGCCGATCGCGGCGACGATATCTGGCTCACGATGGACGACACGCTCGTCCACGGCTTCGATAGTCGGACCGGGACCCGAATCGACGACGGCGAGGTCGCGAGAACGAAGGCGAGCGAAACGCACGCCGAGTCACCGTCGACGTCAGACTAG